One window from the genome of Gemmatimonas sp. encodes:
- the rpmG gene encoding 50S ribosomal protein L33 codes for MPREKIILGCTECKNRNYFTMKNKRLHPERVEWKKYCPRCNKHQLHKETK; via the coding sequence ATGCCGCGCGAGAAGATCATCCTCGGGTGCACCGAGTGTAAGAACCGCAACTACTTCACGATGAAGAACAAGCGTCTTCATCCGGAACGCGTGGAGTGGAAGAAGTACTGCCCGCGCTGCAACAAGCATCAGCTCCACAAGGAAACCAAGTAA
- the secE gene encoding preprotein translocase subunit SecE has protein sequence MTAPVEVSRPGLGTRLVTFYHDVIAEMKKVTWPDRPQLQSATVQIIIFVLILGALIGLVDVALQFALVRLPSMLFGR, from the coding sequence ATGACGGCACCCGTCGAGGTTTCCCGTCCGGGGCTCGGCACGCGGCTGGTCACGTTCTACCATGACGTGATCGCCGAGATGAAGAAGGTGACGTGGCCGGATCGCCCGCAGCTGCAGTCGGCGACCGTCCAGATCATCATCTTCGTGCTGATTCTTGGAGCGCTCATCGGCCTGGTGGACGTGGCGCTGCAGTTTGCGCTCGTCCGCCTGCCGTCCATGCTTTTCGGTCGCTGA
- the nusG gene encoding transcription termination/antitermination protein NusG — protein MSVSMLEHRWYAIQTTSGHENKVQRLIQRKIDMDPAQPEDRLIRQALVPTQEVVEIKNGKKVAVERKIFPGYVLVEMVASQDTLHEINAIQGVIKFVGKDRDPMPLRDDEVRRLLGQADPADEGPVREEIPFLVGQAVAITEGPFADFNGTVEEILPDKGKVRVSVSLFGRPTSVELDYLQLRGY, from the coding sequence ATGTCCGTGTCGATGCTCGAGCACCGCTGGTACGCCATTCAGACGACGTCCGGCCACGAGAACAAGGTGCAGCGTCTGATCCAGCGCAAGATCGACATGGATCCGGCGCAGCCCGAGGATCGCCTGATTCGTCAGGCGCTCGTGCCGACGCAGGAAGTCGTGGAAATCAAGAACGGCAAGAAGGTGGCGGTGGAGCGGAAGATCTTCCCGGGGTACGTGCTCGTGGAGATGGTGGCGTCGCAGGATACGCTGCACGAGATCAACGCTATTCAGGGTGTCATCAAGTTCGTGGGCAAGGATCGCGATCCCATGCCGCTGCGCGACGACGAAGTGCGTCGGTTGCTGGGGCAGGCGGATCCGGCCGACGAGGGCCCGGTGCGCGAGGAGATTCCGTTCCTCGTGGGGCAGGCAGTGGCCATCACGGAAGGTCCGTTCGCGGACTTCAACGGGACGGTCGAGGAGATCCTGCCGGACAAGGGCAAGGTGCGGGTGTCGGTGAGCCTGTTCGGTCGGCCGACGAGCGTGGAGCTGGATTACCTGCAGCTGCGCGGGTACTGA
- the rplK gene encoding 50S ribosomal protein L11 codes for MAKKVTGFVKLQIPSGKANPAPPVGTALGPQGINIMGFCKEFNARTQGGDMIIPVEVTIYADKSFTFILKTPPAAELIKKEIGVDKGSGQPNKVKVGTITRAQLEKIATTKMPDLNCESMESAVAMIAGAARSMGITVKD; via the coding sequence ATGGCCAAGAAGGTCACTGGATTCGTCAAGCTGCAGATTCCGAGCGGCAAGGCGAACCCGGCGCCCCCGGTAGGTACGGCCCTCGGTCCCCAGGGTATCAACATCATGGGGTTCTGCAAGGAGTTCAACGCTCGCACGCAGGGCGGGGATATGATCATTCCCGTCGAGGTCACGATCTACGCGGACAAGTCGTTCACCTTCATTCTGAAGACTCCGCCGGCGGCGGAGCTCATCAAGAAGGAGATCGGCGTGGACAAGGGCTCGGGTCAGCCGAACAAGGTAAAGGTGGGAACGATCACGCGGGCGCAGCTCGAGAAGATTGCGACCACGAAGATGCCCGACCTCAATTGTGAGAGCATGGAGAGCGCCGTGGCGATGATCGCCGGGGCCGCGCGGTCCATGGGCATCACGGTCAAGGACTGA
- the rplA gene encoding 50S ribosomal protein L1, whose amino-acid sequence MNTHGKKYRAASERRDQAKAYDSKQAIALVKGMAFAKFDETVEVAIRLGVDPRHADQVVRGTVVLPAGTGKTMRVLVIAAGAKVQEAQDAGADFVGTEFLQKIKDGWLDFDVLIATPDQMGQLGQLGRVLGPRGLMPNPKAGTVTFDVAKAVRESKGGKIEFRVDKGGNVHAPIGKVSFTPEQLESNFTALLDTIVRAKPAAAKGVYIRNVAISSSMGPGVTIDTTPFR is encoded by the coding sequence ATGAACACGCATGGAAAGAAGTACCGCGCGGCGAGTGAGCGGCGCGACCAGGCCAAGGCGTACGACTCGAAGCAGGCGATCGCGCTGGTGAAGGGCATGGCGTTCGCCAAGTTCGACGAGACCGTCGAAGTGGCGATCCGCCTCGGCGTCGATCCGCGTCATGCCGACCAGGTGGTCCGTGGCACCGTCGTGTTGCCGGCTGGTACGGGCAAGACGATGCGCGTGCTTGTCATCGCCGCTGGGGCCAAGGTGCAGGAAGCGCAGGACGCCGGCGCCGACTTCGTGGGCACCGAGTTCCTGCAGAAGATCAAGGACGGCTGGCTCGACTTTGACGTGCTGATCGCGACCCCCGACCAGATGGGCCAGTTGGGCCAGCTCGGTCGCGTGCTCGGTCCGCGTGGCCTCATGCCGAATCCGAAGGCCGGCACGGTCACGTTCGACGTGGCGAAGGCGGTGCGCGAGTCGAAGGGCGGCAAGATCGAGTTCCGCGTCGACAAGGGCGGCAATGTGCACGCGCCCATCGGCAAGGTGTCGTTCACCCCCGAGCAGCTCGAGTCCAACTTCACTGCGCTGCTGGACACCATCGTGCGCGCCAAGCCGGCGGCTGCGAAGGGTGTGTACATCCGCAACGTCGCGATCTCCAGCTCCATGGGTCCTGGCGTCACCATCGACACCACGCCGTTCCGGTAA
- the rplJ gene encoding 50S ribosomal protein L10: MKAKPKAKKADKQILVDSLKASMEGAQALYYTDFTGLNVKRMTELRRRFRKAGVEYVVIKNTLALRAVNESGLVAQRLKGPTGVVVAKDAITAAKVLSDFAKENDQKPAVKGGIYEGNAVDEAMVKKLASLPNREEALSIFAGYLNSIPMMFALALDARKAQLEGSN, translated from the coding sequence ATGAAAGCCAAGCCGAAGGCCAAGAAGGCCGACAAGCAGATCCTGGTGGACAGCCTGAAGGCGTCGATGGAAGGCGCGCAGGCGCTCTACTATACCGACTTCACGGGGCTGAACGTGAAGCGCATGACGGAGCTCCGTCGCCGGTTCCGCAAGGCCGGTGTCGAGTACGTCGTGATCAAGAACACGCTGGCGCTCCGGGCCGTGAACGAAAGCGGACTGGTGGCGCAGCGCCTGAAGGGCCCGACGGGGGTGGTGGTGGCGAAGGATGCCATCACGGCAGCCAAGGTTCTCTCCGACTTTGCGAAGGAGAACGACCAGAAGCCCGCCGTGAAGGGTGGCATCTACGAGGGCAATGCGGTCGACGAGGCGATGGTCAAGAAGCTGGCCTCGCTGCCGAACCGCGAAGAGGCGCTCTCGATCTTCGCCGGCTACCTCAACAGCATCCCGATGATGTTCGCCCTCGCCCTCGACGCCCGTAAGGCGCAGCTCGAAGGCTCCAACTGA
- the rplL gene encoding 50S ribosomal protein L7/L12: protein MSKDEILDAIGAMSVIELSDLIEAFKTKFNVTIAAVAAGGGGGAAAAAPAAEEQTEFTVILKEAGAKKIQVIKVVRELTGLGLKEAKDLVDGAPKTLKENVSKDEAAQIKAKLEAEGAGVEVK from the coding sequence CTGAGCAAGGACGAGATCCTCGACGCGATCGGCGCGATGAGCGTCATCGAGCTCTCCGATCTCATCGAAGCGTTCAAGACGAAGTTCAACGTCACCATCGCCGCCGTGGCGGCGGGCGGCGGCGGCGGCGCGGCGGCGGCGGCTCCGGCGGCTGAAGAGCAGACCGAATTCACCGTCATCCTCAAGGAAGCCGGCGCGAAGAAGATCCAGGTCATCAAGGTGGTGCGCGAGCTCACCGGCCTGGGCCTGAAGGAAGCGAAGGACCTGGTCGACGGCGCGCCCAAGACGCTGAAGGAAAATGTGTCGAAGGACGAAGCCGCGCAGATCAAGGCCAAGCTCGAGGCCGAAGGCGCTGGCGTCGAAGTCAAGTAA